The genomic region GGCAATTGGGTCCCTTCTAAGTATTCTGCTATGAAGCGAGACAACAGAAAGACCCTCTCATGGATTATCAAGTGAAGATTATGTTTCGATTGTTTACCCTAATTTTAATCCTTCGGGTTTAGCGGTGTTACGGATGTCATTATGACTGTCGGGATTATTGGCGGAGTCAAAGATTACAGATGAGAGGTGATACTACAAGTTACTAACCCAAACATGAACTAAGTTGAACCGACTTACAATCCTCGTCTCTACTTCAAGATCGACTGTCCCATGACTAATGGGCATTGATTACCTCTCTTCCAGCATTTATCTTTGATTTGTTCACTTCGGTGAAATCACATTAAGCGCGTCCGATAATTTATATACTAGTAGGGCTACTCCTAAGGTGAGTAGCAAACCGTGAAAGAGAGAAATGGGATTAGATTTGGATTGGATTGGAATTGTCAAGGTTCTTGGGATTCTAGTGCCAACAAGAAGCTCCCTCCATTCAACAATCGGCACATGAATCCAATAAAAACCCCACCCATCCACCTCTTTCTTTCTTCTTCTTCTTCTTGCCGTCGCCTTCACGAGTCTACCATGGCCAGCATGAGTCCCACTCCTCCTCCCCTCGGATACAGGGATCTTCCTTTTGACTTGAACCACACCCATTTCTTTATTCTTGTTTTTGCTGAAACACAGAGACCTGTTGGTCACCATTACACGCAAATGTGGGATGTAATTAAGCAACCATGTACGAAAACCTCCATTTTCTATCCCATTACCAACGACTTTATCTTCATTTTCACGTCAACTTATATTCTTAAACGTTGCCAAATCCAATGCTAGATCTTCTATATGTAATCACATATCGTCTTATATAGTGTTAGAGAGTTATAGTTAAGTTAAATTATGATCGCTTAGTCGAAAGTTTATATCTCTAGTGTTCATTAATCTCTTAGTGCATGTCAGTTTTTGTTACCGTTTCGGTTAAGTGATTATCTACTATTAGCTGAAATTTTGATTTCCTTTGCAGAAATAGGAAGTGTAGAATAGACTACCCAAATCTTTGAATATAATTATTTGATGGTGTGAGTGTGACTTGTGACAATTAAACTATGTCACTCAAGACTGATCAAAGTAGTGCCAGTACTTATTCATATGATTGTCACACATTACATACAGGACTCTCACCTTCCACCTCTCTTCACCCAAATCTACTCTTCAAAATCTCATCACTCCCATTACTTCCCGAATTTACTTCTCAAACTGATACAATGTTCAGCTTCAGCCCCACAGAGACCTCAAACCAGACCACCACCACCACCAACCCTCTCAAGCACCTCTTCGACACTATCTTCTCCTACGACGGCAATGTCATGCTCGCTGCCTTGGTCTCCCTCCTCCTCGTCATTCTCTTCGTCCTCCTCCTTCACGTCTACGCCAAATGGTTCTTATCCCAAGCTCACCACCGCCGCCGCGGCTCCATGGCCGTCTCCCGCCGCGTCCTCGGCCCCAACCGCTTCCAGCATTTCCACACCTTCACCTTCGACCCAACTACCAACAACCTCACCACCAATGCTCCCAAGGGTCTCGACACCTCCACGATCGCCACCATTCCTCTGTTTGTGTACAAATCTGAAGAGCAGTGTTTTCTCGAGTGTGTTATTTGTCTGAGCCCATTTGAGGACGAAGAAGTCGGCCGGAGGTTGTCCAAATGCGGTCACTGCTTTCACGTAGAGTGCATCGATATGTGGCTACATTCGCATACGAGCTGCCCGATTTGCCGAGCTCCGGTAGTCACACCGTCACAGTCTGATCAGCCCAAAACCGATCAGGTGGGTGAGGAATCTGTACCGGAAGGGGCAGTAGTTATTGAAGTTTCGGATTCGGGGTATGTTGAGAACCATCATGATGTTGTTGAAGAAACTAGTGCTGATTCTTTAAGGGATGAATCTTCGTCTTCGCCATTGATGGTGGGTTGTTCGTTGAAGAGAATGCTGAGCAGGAATAGACGAGAAAGCAAGTTGTTCCCATCTACAAATGGGACTGATGCGAGCGTTTGAATTGATCTGTAAACTATTTTGTGTAGATATTTCTTGCGAGTAATACAATCGAATCTTTGTGTTCGAGGGAAATGGTGGAGTTTGTTTGTTTGGTGCAAATCATTGGCATGCCTTTTCTTGATGGGAGTATTGAGTTTCAAATTGTTAGGCATATCAAATCTCATTAGACGTGACATTCATGAATGTAAATCATATGATAGACACAATGACATCAAATTCTTTACATATAACTCGATTGTTAAGCACTTAACTTTTCACCCAAAAAAAAAAAAAAAAGACACTTTTAGAATTTAATGAATCTCCAACACAATTTTGGAGTTTTTGTCGGAAAAGAATCATGACTTCGAAGTAGAGAATTCCGGAATTGAAATTTGCACTCCTTAATATACAATCCACACTCATTATTTTCTCTTTTGGTGATTTAAATTTTGTCTTTAGTAACATGTATTTTGTCTTTTAACGAAAACTTTAACTAAAAAAAAAAGTGTAGATTGTAAAATGAGGAATGCAAATTTCACTCCCTTATTCCGAAACTTCCCCAACTCCAATTCATTATGGTGTTAGAAGTAAGTAATTGCCTAACGTAACACACGTGTCATAAATTTTTGTTTGAAAAAGTCTCGAGTTTCATTTCCAACTTTGATTGTCAGTTCATTCCGGTTTTATAGTTCACTAGTTGCATAACGTATTTGTCATAAATTTTTGTTTGAGCTTCATTTCCAACTCTAGTCTCCAGCTGACCAGTTCATTCCAGTTTTCTGGTTCACTAGTTGCCTCATGTATTTATCATGAAATTTTGTTTAAAAAAATTCTAGCTTCATTTCCAACTTATATTCGTTACAGTTTTACAGTTTTACAGTTCACTAGTTTACTGTCTAACGTGCATGCCATAAATTCTGTTTGAAAAAAGTCTTAGAGTTTCATTTCCAACTCCGGTCTTCAGTTCATTACAGTTTTATAGTTTACAAAAGTCTCGAGTTTCACTTCTAAATCTCATTAATTACGGTTCTATAGTTTAGTAGTGGAGTTTGAAACTTCTAATCCTAACCTGGTACTCAGCCCAACCTCACTCAAAGGGCTCAATACAAACTTTCTTGAGTTGAATGATTGTCTAACATGACATCAAAACCACCCCGAATCGAAACATCAAACCCGTATGCGTGATGCAGATTCCGATTCCCTTGTTTAACACATGAACACTGTCGATTCCGATAAGCTTGAAGTTTCTGATCAGTCGATGCTTGAAGCTTCTTTAGCTCACTTTACATGCTTATTGAATTCTGGGTGAGGACAATTGGACCCATATGAGAGCTATGATCTGTGGGACTGGAGAAAGTGACTAATAATAGACAATGTAGAGACTATTGTCTTTGACTGGGAAGAGAGAGAGAGAGAGAGAGAGAGAGAGCTTAGCTTCTAGCCCTCTTGGAGACGTTAATGAAGAAAGAATAAGGACAAGAGCTATTTTCAAGTCTTCCCCATGTTTTCTGGTTAATGTTTTGGACCATTGCTTTCTGCATAAATATAAATATGTGAAGCAGAATGGTCAAGAAACTATTACAGAATGGTCAGGGTGCCTCTCTCCCCCTCTCTCTGTATGTGCCATCTAACAATTAATACATATCTCCTTGCCTATACTCGATCAGTGCCTGGACTTTGCGGTCCTTCTCCATTCATTTCCCTCAATCATATATGAGGAACCAATAATGCTATGTAACTATAGTCGCACATGCTACTTCTGTAACACATCTCCCGTTTTCGGTTAATGTGCTCCTTCATTCCGACTTGTAATTCACATTTTCTTTGCTTTCATTTTGATTACGGAATGCAAAATGATTCCACTATTGAGTTTCGCTACATCATAGAATTATATAGGCCTAACATAGAGTTCAGATAAAAAAGTCAGGCCTGATTATACATGCACAAAATAATTCCGTAATGCAATTTCATTTTCGAAAGCATATTCTCATTGGTGAGGAGAGATTTCATATTAAAATATTAAAAAATAAAATATAACTTATAAGTGAGTGGATCAAACTTAATTGTATAAAGCCCGTAAACTTATGATTGAAGAGGAGAGATGCATGTATAGTATGTAATGTAAGGGAACAAATTTAAGAGCAAAAATTCTTCTTTTGCCATACATTATGGGTCAGTGTTCAAGGTGAATGCCTCAACTGCAGACACGCAGCAATTACTTGTGCAACGATTTGAAGACCAACTTGTTTGTTTATACAGTATTAGTTTTGCCTTTTTTGGTGAATTAATTAGCAAAATTATTTCAATCTTTCAACCTTTCTACCTCAACTGCAGACATGCATACTTGTTTGCTAACCTTTCTACCTTTGAGCTCAATAATATCATAACCTTGTAGAACTTGCTCTCTCCAACATTGTTTTTCTCCCTCATTCTTCCTCTAAACCCATTCTTAATTCTCTCTCGATCAAAGTTTGAGAGTTTTGGTAATATCTGATACCAAAAATTTCATTCAGGCTCTCTGTTTGTTCTTCTTGGATTATTTTAGCTGGCCCAAAAAAACTGATTAGATCGGGTGTTCTCTAATATTGGGCCTATGTTCATTGTCAGGTATTGTTTCTGTTTGAAGGGTTATATTTGTGCTTCTGCTGGCCCAAAAATTAATGAGAGAAAAATAAAATGAAAAATGAAATCAGAACTGGTCCCGGCGGGGCTCGAACCCGCGACCTTCGGCTCATAAGACCAACGCTCTAACCAACTGAGCTACGGGACCTGTTTGATACTAAACTTTTAATTATTGATATTAAACTTTGCATCATGAATTCTAAATTTGTCATGCTTTTATCCAAAGTGATTGACACGTACATCTCTATTCTCTAGTTGCAAAGCCAAAAGCAGAACAATAAGAAAAGAAACGACACTGATTATCAATTCAGATCTCCACTGAGAAAACATATATTCAATATCTCAATTTTGGCTGCTGATGTTGTTGCATGTCTTTTGTTAAAGTAGCGCTCTGGTTAATTGGAGATGACAAGGAAATGCAGAAACTAGAAGAGTGAGTGATCCATGGTGCATGGTTAAAGCCAAAGATAAGTGCTCAATTATTGGTATGTGCGTGAAGCAACATAATTGGTTTTGTTAATTTAGACTACTGCCTTGTATAATAGTGCAACTGTGCAAGACACTTTAGTTCAACTACTTCCAATAACCTATTGCTGGTTTATCCTACGTTGCATTAACCCTGTATATATGTTACTCGGTTATCACAAAATCTTTGGTCATTTGGTACCAAATGAACACCAATGTTATAAACTTATAGTTGGTACGTGCGCATCTTGATGAATGATGGAGTATATGATCAACTCAATTTTTTCTTTTTTCTTTTTCAGAAAGAGAGTGAGCAACGAAGGTTCATTAGATAGGAAGACAAAGCTTACAATGATGTTCTTCGTACTGTATTTACGCCCCACTAATCACATATTTCACAGAAGCGCATGTCTAGGATCCATGGTTCTAATATAACTGAATCACAGCTCTATCAATCCGATTTGGTCACCAAAAGATCCAACAGATCAAGGCTACAATGCCAACAATGTGCTATCTACTACCTATTAACGATTTCAGAATATACATTTCACATTTCACACAACATTGCCGGACATGCAACTCATACCAATTCTTTCCCCTGAAGTTTATTACAAAAACAATGAGAATCCGGCCTCTTCTAGGCCCAAAGGGCAAGGATGGACATGGAGATAGAGCCAAGAACAAGAGCGGTGAATGAAGTTTTCCTCAACCATGAGTTCGAGGTCATCATCTTGTTGTGGAAGAAATCAAGAGCTATAAGATCGACAAGTGCCATGTAAATGAGAATACCAGAGGAGAAAGATCCTAACAAACCCTCCAAGATTAAGGCATTAGGGCTACTATCGTCATAACCTGTCACCGAGAATAAGATCATCCCCAGCACAATCCCCATTGGCGTCGTCACTGCAAACATGAAGCACATGTAGGCTGTTGTTCCAAAGGTGAACCCTGCCTGCAACACATATAAGCAAAACGTTACTCTCTTTACTCCTTCCCTAGTTTTTGCAATTTTTAGTCTTCGTGTTTCTACTTTATGCACCTTTGGGCTGGCATCACTCAACAGTTGCTTATCTTTTCATCGTTAGTGCTTGTCTTTTGTAGCATTGTAACAAGCAAAAGTTGGATCAATTACTTTTACAAAATTTTCATTCTCATAAAGAACACCATTCCCACTCTACACTACTCAAGCAACAAAACATTTTCCACTCAAAGGACAAAATAGCCCAACTCAGACACATTGAACAAATAGTTGGAACTATTTTGTGACGTCTAAACAAATATTCACATGACCGATAAGCCAGTTTGTTCTTCTGAAAGCAGAAATGATGCCTAAAGTAAACAAAATGGAAACTTGAGTTTGATTTTTAATACAAAGAAACAAAAGTTGCAAACTTCATACCCAAAATTGCGAAATTCTAAACTTATCCACAAAAGAATCTAAACAAAAATGCCATTGATCAAACGTGTAAATGTTTGACTGACTAAGTTTGGTGATGGAATTTCATTGCTTCTATCCTAACCTGTTGTACGAGCTAAAACCCGCGATTTGATCAGTAAACAAATTTCGTGTAGGACTCTATCATCATGTCTGTATTAATCAAATAACAGATTTAATCTGCTGACATGATCGAGATGAAGGAATCTAATAAGTAAACTGTAACTAAAAAATTAATATGGGGAAGAGGTTTGATCTAAAAAATAAATTTACCTGAGCAATGCAGCCACCGAGGCCCATCCCCTCAAAAATCTGATGAAACGCAAGTGCAGCCACCAATGGCCGAATGGTGCATTGATTCTGAGACATCCCCATCGTCACTCCTATTATCACCGAGTGAAATATAATCCCTATCTCTAACACCTGCGACACCAATCTCTGCTTCAACCTGATCACCATCTCCTCGTGGCTATGGCCACCGCCACTATCGCTAACTGCACCAGCCACGGGCTCAACTTTCAACTCGATCGACATAGACGGCTTCTTGGTATCTGGCTCCTCCTGCGTAGCCACCGGAAGGACCTCGTATTGGCCGTGGGAGTGAGCCGTGTGACTCTCCATGTGGGCACTGGCGGTGAGGTCGACGAGGAGGGCAGCGATGGCGCCGATCATGGTGACGAGGCCGGAGAAAGGGTAGTCTTTCCAGGGATGGCGGGAGGCGACGTGGCAGTCAGAGAGGGCGGCGAAGGCGTCAGGGAGGACGTGGACGAGGGAAGTGGAGAGGATGACGCCAGCGGCGAAGCACTTGATCAAGAGAGTGGCGCGGTCGTAGGCGGGTTTGCCTTGGAAGTGACGGGCGAGGAGGACGGGGGAGGTGATGCCGACGACGCTGGTGATGAAGATAACGGCGATGGAGATGAGCTTCAGCTGCGCTGCCGCGTGTCCGTCGCGACAGGCGAGGGTTCGGGCGGTGTCTGCTCCGCACGCGGCCATGTGGGGGTTGGGAGTTCAGGTCAAGTCGACGGTTACACACTGATGTGAAGAGAGAGAAAGAGAAGGGAGTGTTTGTTTGTGAGTTGGGTTTGGTTTTGTGGACTTGTTGTGTTCTGAGAGGAGGAGAGGGTGGAGGATTGAGTGGTGTCGAGTGCACCGATGGGGAGAAGAGTCCACCCTCCCGGTTTTTAAACGGTGTGGGTCAGAGAAATATTTGTTACCATCTCGGAATTTATACATCATTTAATTTTTATGTCGTTATATTTTTTTGCTTTCGGAAATGTAATGTATGTAGAAGATGAATAACATCGGAAATTGTCTAATTGGAATTTATACATCACTTTATTTAGGGCTAATTTAGTATTGCTGTGAATTAAAACAGTTTTATCTTTGGTAAATATTAGTTTTAAAAGTGCCGTCAAAATAAATTTTTTTAATTTCTACGGTTTTTAGTGACAGCTGATTTTAAAAAGGTTGTTTCTAAAAACTGCTACCAGTGACCTGTAATTTATAAAAAAATATGTTTTTCTTTCATTTACCAAACACTATAAAATCTAAAAGTTCGGATAGAAACTGATTTTTTTAAAAACGAAGCTGTACCAAACTAGGCATTAGACTTGTATTCTAGTATGTATACACATCATTTGACTCGAATGTTGTTATACTTTTAGCATTCTGAAATATAATATATAATGGAGAAGAATTATTTTAAAAATTATACATCATGTCTAGGGGTTAGGTGTCTGGTTTTGTTCGGTGTGCTACTATTGTGGTGTTACTCGTAGAGATTATGAGTTTCAATTTTGATGTTGTATGGTTGTCAACATGAGGACGAATTGTCCTTGTACAGTTGGACATGGTAGTAGTATTTGGACAGAGTATTGAAAAACAAGAATTGGCTCGGTTTAATGTTGGTGAAGAGGTAGGATTATTACTCCTAGGATCAGCAGGGCCGGCCCTGTGTCCATAAAGGCTGAAGGCGAGAAAATATTTGAGGCCCCCAAACAAAAGCTTGACAAAAAAAACTCAAAATATTAAAAAAAAAATAACATATCACAATATAAAAATATCATTGAAATATAGCTTGTCTTGCATTTTTAGATGCAATGGTACTAATCAAATTCTAGATATTATACAAACAATTCAAAGAGCATGTGATTATGTGAAGCTTCAAATTATCATGACTATCATCATATATTTATATTGAATCAATGTTCAACAAATCAAATCGAGAAATAAAATAAATAAAGGATTATCGGACTAAGCCATTAAGGAAAAATCGCAATACCTTCATAATAGAAAAGAAATAGCTTTTTAGAGAATAGAGATGAAAGACTAAAAGATCATACCCTTTTAGCTTTAGTGTTGGTGTTTCCCTTTCGATCGAAGGTTTGCTGCTTCTTTTTTTCTTCGATTCTTCTATGGGAGTAGAAGAAGAGACGCTCAGAGCCTCTGACGCAATCTTCTTTTGTTTAATTGTTTTGGAAAGAAGAGACGCACATGTCTTCTACTCTTCTTGTATTTTTTTATTTTTTTACAGGGCTATATAAAAAAAATGGAGGCCCCCAAATTTTGAGGCCCAAGACCCAGGCCTTGTCCGTCTTGCCCCAGGGCCGGGCCTGAGGATCAGGCAACTCTTGTTTTCGAGCGTAAAATTGGGTTAACGGTTGGGCCATTTTTGCTCATGGATGTTGGCTATTGGCAATGAACTTGTAACTATGGACCTTTTTAAGAATATGCGTCGTGGTGTAATGACACAACTGGTCAATCAAACAAATATGGTGTGATTTTTTTTGGGTTAATAATGAATATTCTTCTCTAAAAGAGGAATCCTTGTGTAAAATGTCCTCAAGTTTCAGTAACTAAACAGCTCTGGCAGTTTAGGAATTTTGATCTCCCTTTTTCATAGGCATTTTTTCCATGGAGTGCTAGCTTAGATCCAGCACTACATGCCTTCTTTCATAATCCTTGGGTTACTTCCATTTTTCATAAGCCACAAGATCGCTTTATGGATGTAAATATATTTGGTATTTCCATCTTAACACAAGATCTCCTATTTGAAGTAGGAATCCGCAAAGCACATGGCATATTCGGTTTGATTGATCCTTCTTTCCAGGGCCAGTTAAAGAAAGAAGAAAGGGGGAAAAAAAAAGAAGAAGAAAGGCGCATTTATTTCAATCATTGAAGGTAAAATGCATCATATCATTCCCAATCAGATAGTGATTTGAAACTGATTATTGTCTATTGTTGATACCCAAAAATGTAAGCCCAATTTTATCACATACCCCAAAGACCCAAGGTTAAAGATTAGGCTTAGATTTGATATGAGGCTCATATCATCAATATTCTAGGTCATTTCGTCTGCTTCAAGCAAATCAGGCTTGGTACAAAGTCTATATTCATAATAAAGGGAGACAAGCCACGTCATGACCAAATGACATAGGATGTTAAATAAACTTACACAAAGGCACTCGGTAGTCAGGTCCAAGCCATGCTCGGTTCATGCCCAAACACACTCCCTTTACCTAGGCACATGGTTCCTCATGGATACACTTCTACAACCATATGCTCGCTCACTTCAGGCACACACTAACACACGCCAAACAAAGTCGTGATTAAGCATCTTTGATGATATATCTCAATTTGTTTGTCACAACATGCTATGAGGCCAACTAGTAACTTTGACCCAAGACACTAGGCCAAATGAGACTTATTAGTGGGTTGTGGTGTTGAAGGATATAGGATTTTGCAAGGCCTATGAAAGCCAGATGTCAAATGTTCAAAACGTCTTGAGAGTTGAGAATCAAACTTGAATTTGAGTTTCCCGCGCACAAGCTTGTAACGGATACCTCATCTCATCACCTTATACCCTTAGAAAACATCTAACGTCCCAAGTCACCCCAAACCTGGGCCTTTGCTTCCACGTTAACGCTAACTACATCTAACTCCTCTATTTTTAAAAGTCAAACAGAAAAATAAGTAAGTAAAAGTGACCTCCATTTTGATTGGCACGTCATGAGTATATGTGTGCTGAAGCATACTAGCTAGATACATCTAATAATCTTGATATGGTTCATCTGGGTTTCCGAGAGGTTGAAAGTTCAGTGGAGCGGTGACATTGCTGCTATTGCATATCCGTGATTTTCCATTTCTTGTTAAGTGTGATGTGTGTGTATCTCCACTTGGATCGCTTCCCTAATTCTTGTGTAATCGAAACAAAGATTATGTCGTCAAGAACGAAAATGATATCCAACTTCAACATCAGAAATGGGTAACCCAAAACTCCAAATGAGTGATATTCTACTCTCTTTTTCACTTCTTTTTTGTGTGCAAAAGAAAAGATGATAGGAAGTTAGGTGCATATGACACTGAAACAAGCCTGTATATGTTATGGGCTGCAAAGCACAAATGCAAATGCCCAATTCGAAGTAAAAACTGTTTTGGGTTTGTGATCCATTGGACTTTATGACAATCCAAAATAATTGATAACTCAAGCAACTACTAAGTCCCAGCAAATCCTGCTCAGCTAGCGCTGCATTATTGTCGAACTATGATGGATCGATCAGACTTGCGTCTTGAGTCTTGACCAACAATGAGAATCGATAATGGCAGAAATATCAAATCAAAGAATAGCGACATGGCAGCCCAGTTACACCATAAACTCGTAAACAGCAACCAGTTGCTATAGCTGTAGTCGTACAGTACAGGGCGGCGGCAAGTTTACATGGTTCTGATTTGATCGTACTATGAAGTTCCCATTGCAAGTTTTTCAAAGAATGCCTATAAACGACACTGCAATAGTCGCGGTGGACTCTGGAATCCCAAGCGATGCAGGAAGACTTGTCTTAGAGGAAGAAATGCATGAACACTTGATCGAGCAGTGTTGGAATTTGCAAGCTAGCTTGCTCATTGTTCAAGGTGGTCCAAAGCTGATAAGAGAGGCTGTATAACACTATATTACTATAACGATAGCTCAACCAACTCAACTGAGAATACAAAGTTAAGCTCGATCCTTATTATGTTATGATCAAGTATGAAAAGGCCGGGTAGCTAGAACTACAGCTACCTTGACATTGTTTGCTTGAGCTCTTGGAATTTTCTCAGAAGCCTTCATATATATCTTTGAATTTAACTCTCTATTTCAACCACCCATGCATGAATTCAGGCAAGAACTTATTATCTAATGGTAATGACTTAGATCGATGACATCAATATAAACTATACGATCATGATGCCAAGCTATTTGGTAAGAGAACATATAAGCGAATGTAACACAATAAACTTATAATCCTAGCTACCTGTATTCATATTTAGGGGAGAAATTTAAAAGGTTTAACTTGGTAAATAGGTTTTTACATATAAGAATTCAGAAATCAAAATAAGTAGTAGACTAGTTTATGTTTGTTTATGTACGTATTACCAGCTTGAAGACTAATATTTCTACCTAGCTCATTGCATCATAACTCATAAATATTCAAAAATGGAGGAAACTAATGAGCAAGAAAAGATGCAAAATTAAACTTCTGGCATAATCATGTTTTATCGTTTTTTGTTTTTGTTTTTTTGCCAATGGCCGCTCTCATGCATCCAACCTACATAGAGAGGTAAGTGGTTCATCTTTGATCATCCCCCATCATTATCACATACACACCTAGCTAGTTAGTTAATTCGAGAATAACTAAGTGCTAACCACCATCATTAATAGTGGCTACTACGTACGAATTCATCACCGATCAATTGTCTTGTCATCTGTCGGTGAGCTGTGGTATGGTTGGTTAAGGTGTTTAACTAACAACTTTGAGGTCATAGGTTCAAACATCACTGACATATGTAAGGTGTGTGACTTATTTAATAAAAAAAGTTTAAAAAAAGGAAAATGTAGTACTAATTGTAACCCTTTATTGCCCATTCGAATGACAATCTTTAATTTATATGAAGCCATTTGAATGAAAGTAAATTTTTGTGTGCCCAAATGACCAAATCTTTATTAAAGTCTTAACAAACTATATTATTTTAAGACTATTTTGCCCCCACCTCTTCAACATAAAAAGACTTGGCCAGAACCTTGGACTCCGGTCACCGGCAGCCGGACTCCGGTCACCGGAATTTCCCCAGTAACCAGTTACTGACCCCCACTAGTAGAAATAAAGTCTTAAGCGACGGGAAAAACTCATCGCCTAAGTACTAATTTTTGTTGCCTTCCGACTTAAGCGACGAAACCGGCATCGCTTAAGATTCGTCGTATATGACGCGTCTCATATGTACTTAAGCCACGAAAATATAAAATCTGTCGCTTAAGAAAACGAAACAAGCGACGGGAGTTGTTTTTGTCCCCACATACCTAGGCGATAAATAATTAACTTAAGCGACGAAAATTTTTA from Fragaria vesca subsp. vesca linkage group LG3, FraVesHawaii_1.0, whole genome shotgun sequence harbors:
- the LOC101311167 gene encoding zinc transporter 6, chloroplastic-like, which gives rise to MAACGADTARTLACRDGHAAAQLKLISIAVIFITSVVGITSPVLLARHFQGKPAYDRATLLIKCFAAGVILSTSLVHVLPDAFAALSDCHVASRHPWKDYPFSGLVTMIGAIAALLVDLTASAHMESHTAHSHGQYEVLPVATQEEPDTKKPSMSIELKVEPVAGAVSDSGGGHSHEEMVIRLKQRLVSQVLEIGIIFHSVIIGVTMGMSQNQCTIRPLVAALAFHQIFEGMGLGGCIAQAGFTFGTTAYMCFMFAVTTPMGIVLGMILFSVTGYDDSSPNALILEGLLGSFSSGILIYMALVDLIALDFFHNKMMTSNSWLRKTSFTALVLGSISMSILALWA
- the LOC101309141 gene encoding RING-H2 finger protein ATL2-like; the protein is MFSFSPTETSNQTTTTTNPLKHLFDTIFSYDGNVMLAALVSLLLVILFVLLLHVYAKWFLSQAHHRRRGSMAVSRRVLGPNRFQHFHTFTFDPTTNNLTTNAPKGLDTSTIATIPLFVYKSEEQCFLECVICLSPFEDEEVGRRLSKCGHCFHVECIDMWLHSHTSCPICRAPVVTPSQSDQPKTDQVGEESVPEGAVVIEVSDSGYVENHHDVVEETSADSLRDESSSSPLMVGCSLKRMLSRNRRESKLFPSTNGTDASV